In Acidisarcina polymorpha, the DNA window GACTCCTCCACCGAGTAGGCTTAGATTAATAAGGATACCGAAAGCCTCTCGCACGATGTCATCAAGCGAAGAGACCAGGAAACTGAATACGACAGTTGGAATGACAGTAGAATCAGAGCTCTCACTTGATCAGAAAGCTAGCCGGAGCACCATCGCTCCCTGGTGGCACACCGCACTCATCGTCATTTTGATCGCGGCAACTTCGGTGCTGGGATCGTTGCGTCCTGCAAAGACTTCGATGTCTGGCCATCATCTCGCCAACTATGGAGTGACCCTTGCGTGGGAATGGGTCCTTGCCGCACTTACCTACTGGGGAATCCGATTGAAGAAGACCCCGCTTCGAGAGTTGCTGGGCGAGCGTCGTCCCGGACGTAAAGCATTCTTACTCGACGTGGGAGCAGCCGCCGTCTTCTGGATCGTTTCGTTGATGGTGCTCGCAGTGTTGGCAGTCTTGCTTCGATTGCTCCATCTCGAGAGCGCGCAAAAACAAATCAGTCAGCTCGCTCCGGCGAGTGTGCCCGAAGCAATTCTCTGGATTGCGCTGAGCCTCTCCGCCGGAATGTGCGAGGAGTTTCTCTTTCGCGGCTATCTTCAGCAGCAATTCGCTCGCGCGACCGGCCATATCTGGGTCGGTGTCCTCGTCTCGGCGGTCCTCTTCGGTGCCGCGCACGGATATGAAGGAATCGCTGGAATGCTGATGATTACTGCCTACGGAGCACTCTTCAGCATCCTCGCCATCCGTCGCAAAAGTCTTCGAGCTGGAATGATCGCGCATGCATGGCACGACTCGATCACCGGCCTCGTGCTCTGGTTCTTGAAGCACGCCCGTGTGCCTCTCGGTCTTTTCTAGGAGAGAGTCAGCGTTCAAATAAACTGCTTCCGTGACTCCTGCGATTCCAAAGTACAAACACGGATGTACGAAAGTTGATTTTTTTCTTGACACGCTTTTTTCTGATCTCTATACCTTTCGTTAACTGCAGCTTTTGTACTGCAGTCTCGATGTCAAATCGAAAAGGGAGAACAAACAACAATGGC includes these proteins:
- a CDS encoding type II CAAX endopeptidase family protein, whose protein sequence is MTVESELSLDQKASRSTIAPWWHTALIVILIAATSVLGSLRPAKTSMSGHHLANYGVTLAWEWVLAALTYWGIRLKKTPLRELLGERRPGRKAFLLDVGAAAVFWIVSLMVLAVLAVLLRLLHLESAQKQISQLAPASVPEAILWIALSLSAGMCEEFLFRGYLQQQFARATGHIWVGVLVSAVLFGAAHGYEGIAGMLMITAYGALFSILAIRRKSLRAGMIAHAWHDSITGLVLWFLKHARVPLGLF